One Ranitomeya variabilis isolate aRanVar5 chromosome 4, aRanVar5.hap1, whole genome shotgun sequence genomic window, ttctttatttggggatttaaaaatatatatatttttacacttattaaaaaaacttttatttatttattttttttacattgtcccaggataggATCTGATACTGTGCAATGCTTCTGTACTGCAGAGCATCAGAGCAGCGTCTGACAAGCAGGGAAGGAGATGTGTCAGCTCATGCTCTTAGCAGGTGATCACAATCATCTCCATCTCCAATAAGGTGTTATCAAGACACGCACTTGTGCTAATAGTATTTGAGCACACCAAAGATACTCTATGTtcgagtcgccgcagctgcatgtcttgcggctgttcaacagccgcaacacatgcagggattgactgTTCTTCAACTCCTGCGTGTCTTGCAGCTAGACATCCAGCTGGGGCGGCTAAAACAtagagtgtctttggtgtgctcgaatactatTAGCACACAAACATGCCTAGATTACACCTTATCtgcgcacgctcactcatcactagtagcaagCATTTAACTATTGACTCCCCCATCCCTCAAGAAAAATCTTTAGTCAAAAGACTAAAATTATCATGAGCTATTGCTTTTTCATTGGCCTTGGTGCTGCCTCATTAATTATTCACTTTACAAACCTCAACCTGTTATCACTTCATAAAAAGGAGTAATTAACAATGTTTTCATGGTTAAAAAACCCAAAGCATTGCTTCTTCAGCTTCCAAACATTCAAGCTGTTTATACTTCCACAAAAAGGGATTATTTTTCAACCATTGTTTATGGAAGAAGCCATGGCTTTTTAACATACTCAGAATGTGTATAAACACTGACACAGCAGGCATCTGTCTCCCAAAAGGGatcatttttgcaactttttttaacTTTCAAATATGTCCAGAAGCGTAGTGTGGTTAAACAGACAATTACCATCCATTTCCAAATAGCTATATTTGTTGAGGTCACTTTAATattcctactagtgatgagcgagtgtactcgttgctcgggtttttccgagcacgctagggtgacctccgagtatttttgactgctctgagatttacttttcatcgcagcagctgaataatttacagcctaCTTGattacatgaggggattccctagcaaccaggcaaaccccacatgtactcagcctggctagtagctgtaaatcattcagctgccgcgatgaaaactaaatctccgagcagtcataaatactcggaggtcacctgagcgtgctcgggaaaacccaagcaatgagtacactcgctcatcactaattactacatTTGCGCTAGAGCTAGGAAGGGGTTGGATGCAGTCATGGGAGACTCCAGAATTTCCTACAACATATCTTGTTCAGGGCAATAGCTTTGTAGTGCTTTCAATTTGCCGTGTAGAAAATTTCTTAACAAAATTTGGTCATGCCAGTAAATTAAAATTCCAAATAATTTGCTCAtctttaatatttatatattttttttattttcttggcagAAGACTGTGCCAGGAGGTCATGTGGACATCCATTTTTTTCAGATATTAAAGATAATCATGGTATCAAACCTGAAATGTATGAAGAGCATGCCAATACCTTACAAATATCACCAGAGTTTCACAGCAAAAATGTATCATCTAATCTTTTTCAACATGGCCAACCTTCTGATTCCTCAAAGACTTTTAAGCAAGATAATAACAAAATAGATGCTCcacatcaaaaaactcacacaggggagaaaccattttcatgtttagaatgcgggaaatgttttacctacaaagcggatcttgttatacatgagagaaatcatacaggggagaagccattttcatgtacagaatgcgggaaatgttatAGTGCTAAATCAAGACTTGTTAATCATCAGAGAAGCCACACAGggaagaaaccattttcatgttctgaatgcgggaaatgttttaatcggaaaccaAATCTTGCGGCACATCAGTTAATTCACACAGGagtaaagccattttcatgtccagaatgtgggaaatgttttacatacaAATCGACTCTTGTTaagcatcagagaactcacaccggggagaagccattttcatgttccgaatgtgggaaggGTTTTAATGACAAATCTAATCTTactgcacatcagagaattcacacaggggagaagccatttacaTGTCAAGAATGTCTGAAATGTTTTACTTCTAAAGCAGAACTTGTTAGACATGAGGGAACCCATACAGGGGcaaggccattttcatgttcagaatgtgagaaatgttatagCATTAAATCAAGACTTGTTAGACATCAGTCAACTCACAGAGGagataagccattttcatgttcagaatgtgggaaatgctttacacaAAAGGCAAATCTTTCtgcacatcagaaaattcacacaggtgagaaaccatttccatgttcagaatgtgggaaatgctttacccaAAAAGCAAATCTTTCTGCACAtccgaaaattcacacaggggagaaaccatagtCATGTTCAGaaagtgggaaatgttttatttttaaagcAGGTCTTGCTAAACATGAGAGAAGTTACACGGGGAGAAACCATTTTAATGTTGAGAATATGGAAAACGTTTTACAGAGGagtatacatttttaaaatttagagAAATCAAACAGGAGCAAAGCcggtttatttttttctttaatagtttctaattgacaaattgtacaagaaaAGTTACATGTAAGATAAAGAGCCAATTTGGATCACTAAATTATGAAGAATAGTTAATGTACGCAATTACCAAtatgcataaaaaaatatatttcaccATGTATACAGAACACTTTAAATGTATATAAACACAACAACTGCCTATAAAAAAGGTATACTGGTATTTCTCTGTTAAATATAATAGGGACACTGTCCTGATCGAGTACAGCAGCATACAACCACACATGATGTCAGATCATCTGTCATAGATGTTGGCTAATCTCTTGTAAAGACTCACACGTGTGCTTTGATTACTAATATCCTTCTGttttgtatgtatatattttttatgttttttatgttaAGATATTGTCTTAGAACCTATAGAGTTGTGGTAGAGCTGGTAGACATTttgtatacaccatgttccaaattattatgcaaattatatttttctcggattttcctaaatggtcggtgcaaatgacagtcggtcaaataaaagtcatcacccgttacagtttatattgaattttattgaagaaacctcccaatgataacagtataatctccaaaatgaataaaaactcaaaatgcactgttccaaattattaggaacAGTatcatttctaaacatttgatatgttttaagaactgaaaatgctcatttgttgaatttgcagcattaggaggtcacattcgctGAACAAAAAAGCTGTTTAACTCCAAAGCATtcaaacaggccaagttacatgttaacataggaacccttctttggtaTCATCTTCCCAATTCTTGAATCCATTGAACTtgagagtttatggagagtttctgcttgtatttctttatatgaagtcagaatagcctccagagctgctgttttgatgtgaacggcctcccaccctcatagatcttttccttgatgatactccaaaggttatctatagggttaaggtcaggggaagatggtggccacaccatgagtttctccttttatgcccatagcagccgatgactcagaggtattcattgcagcatgagatggtgcattgtcatgcatgaagatggttttgctccttaaggcacatttctgctttttataccgtggaagaaagttgtcagtcagaaactctatatactttgcagaggtcattttcacaccttcaggaacctttaagggccctaccagctgattcctcatgattccggcccaaaacatgactcctccacctccttgctgacatcgcagccttgttgggacatggtggccatccaccaaccatccactaccccatccatctggaccatccagggttgctcgacactcatcagtaaacaagacagtttgaaaattagtcttcatgtatgtctgggcacaCTGCAACCAtttttgcttgtgaacactgtttagtggtggctgaatagtaggtctatgcagaacagcaagcctttgaaggatcctacgccttgaggttcgagggactccagaggaaccagcagcttcaaatatctgtttgctggcttgtaatggctttttagcagctgctctcttaatccgatgaacttgcctggcagaaaccctcctcgttatgcctttatcagcacgaacacgtctgtgctcagattcagacacaaatctcttaacagtactatgatcatgcttaagttttcgggaaatatctaatgttttcttcccttgaccaaggcattgcactatttgaagctttttggcagcagagagatcctttttctttcccatgttacttaaaacctgtggcctgcttaataatgtggaacatcatttttatgtagttttcctttaattagaatcacctggaaaactaattattacATGTGTGTCAATTACGCAATTGATCAACGATTAACGGATATCACtgtatgaaatattccagttgcaaatctttatatattacatagtagaatgtgttgagaaaaataaaacatacaaatgACCATGTAAATCaatattaatatcccatggaggtctggatttgaatgatacttaaaatcaaagtggaaaatcaaattacaggctgatccaacttcagtggaaatgcctcaaggtaaGGAAATaattctcagtagtgtgtgtgtgtgtgtgcttgcgtgtgtgtgtgtcccctccatgtgcctgtataacctccctacaatgcctgggcatgccctTGATGAGGTGGATGTTCTTctgaggatctcctcccagacctggattaacgcATCAGtcaactccaggacagtctgtggtgcaacgtggcgttgATGGATGGAAcgatacatgatgtcccagatgtgattgATTGAATTCTGGTCTGGGAAACAGGCAGGCCAGGCCAGAGCATCAATGTCTTTATCATGCAAGTACTGCTGACACAATTTAGCCAAATGCGGCCTAGTATtggcatgcatcagaaggaacccagggcccactgcacacgCATAAAATCTCACAATGTGTCTGGatagtacatggagggctgtgtggccctccaaagaaatgcctccccactacATTGCTAACCCACTGCTGAACCGGTCAAGCTGGAATGTTTCAGGCAGCAAAATATTCTCCACAGCCTCTCCAGACTCTATCACATgccctcagtgtgaacctgctctcatccgtgaagagcaactTGCATCAATGTTAAATCTGCCAATCtttgtgttctctggcaaatgccaattgtcctgcacAATGTTGGGCTGTATGTCACAACACTCACTTGTTGACGTCAGGCTTTTAAACCACTCtcttggagtctgtttctgacagtttgagcagacacgtgGATGTTAGTAGAATGCTGGAGATCATATTGCAGGgccctggcactgctcctcctgtatcTCCTGGCACAAAGGAAGAGGTAGCGatactgctgctgggttgttgccctcctacgaccccctccacatctccttttGGACTAGTCTGTCTCCTGTTATCTGTGTTAGAatttgtttagtttgtgactatctgccattttcttgtggagttctggctgctggtctttttcctctgatgctgggtttgtcttgggtcaggtgtttgtttcactctttattaaccagcacctgcctcgcagtccttgctggacaacagtgtttatctgcttgagctctagcttggtgctttgctttgtcttctgtatgtgttatttgtgcagtgctggtacctctggttctgctagtcttagtttctgttttctattggtttctgaagccttctttttgttttctattaggaggtgacccgtttttgtacccagtccttagttcttttagggaaccccttccccttatctataggtcttcgcttgagattaacctaggatcgtcggtgggtctattcgcaaggaatgggtcgcccactccatcgtagggtttcagcctagtcatagtgcagggtcagttttccctctTCTACCTTagccctgtgttgcagatccgtaacaatcTGCTCCATGCACTGGACACTgtggtgacagacacagctacctttCTTGCCAcatcttgcattgatgtgccatcctggatccgAGGATGTAAAGGCCTGGTAAGAGATCCCGAAGATTGATGTTCTTGTTGCCAAGAAGACTTCAATGTCGTTTGAGGATGCATCATGTCTCAGAGAACCTATGGACAGAAATGAAGACAGCCTGCTGAAGAGAGCTTGGGAGGCCTCAGAAGCTATAATGTCAAatatgataataatctttatttttatatagcgctaacatattccacagctctttacagtttgaacacaatatcatcgctgtccctgacggggctcacaatctaaattccctatcagtatgtatttggaatgtgggaggaaaccggagtgcccgtaggaaacccacacaaacacgggaagaatatacaaactccttgcagatgttgtccttggtgagatttgaacccaggactccagcgctgtaaggctgcagtgctaaccactgaaacaCCGTGATGCCCCAATATAGCTATTATTTCAGTCACTAGGTCCATGCATCTAAGGAACAATGACCTGGAAGATCATTTGAAAAATAAAACATCTAGGGAGGTTATTTTAGGGTCGCTTACATTAATTAAGTTAGTCAACGACGTTTATGACAGATGCTCCCACAGAACTGGTTGGATTTCCCGCCAGGAATAATGCCTTTCTATTGCAGCCCATTGCTCTATATCGTTAAAGACATGGTCCAGTGATAATCAATCCAAAAATAAGTTCTGCTCCTTCCCCTATCTCAGGGTTACAGGTATTTGGGCCTATGTTGGATGAGATTTTAGAGAAAGCCACAGGTAACAAGAGGGGGTTCCCAGAAGAATGATCCAAGAGGTTTGAGTCCTTTCGTAGGTCTCGCCCCTCCAAACACAAGAGTATAGACCAAAGGGGAAGTCGAGCAGATGGAGCTTCCTGAATGGAGGTATGGGTAGAGGTTCCCCAGTCGACTCAGGTTCAGGAATGGGGAGAACATGGTAGTGGTTCCTTGAAGGCTGGCAGGCAATATCACAGGATCAGTGGATTCTAAGAACCATTTCAGctggttacaagatagagtttatCCAGTTCCCACAGGAAAGAGTTGTACTATATCACTACATACCTGGTTATTTGATATGACTGCCATTCATATCACATCTTCTGCAGTGAGTTCACGCATTTTTCTCTGAGTTGCTCATTTGTTTATATTTAGGTTTTGTTGTGGTTTTTATTTATAATTGTTTATTTTAATTATGATTTTAACTTACGTTTGTCGTATTGCAGTGGCCAGTCTCTTTTGGCATGAAAGAATTTTGGATGTTTCTTCATCACAGAAAGAAGCGGACACATATTTTAGTATTAATTCTAATGTCAATTACAATTTTATAAATCATTTTTTTGTATTTACACATTGTATTATTCACTGTATCCACAGGCACTTTAACCTCAATTATAATCAATTGTATGTTTGTGTAATTTTtagtaggtatatactcaccctcggacccgccctgcttctttccggcagccttccttcctaagaatgagcgcgtgaagggccttagatgacgtcgcggcttgtgattggtcgtgaccgcccatgtgaccgctcacgcgaccaatcacaagccgtgacgtcaccgcaggtcattcacgcgctcattcttaggaaggaaggctgccagttagtaccagggcgcgtccgagggtgagtatatcaatattttttattttgattctttattttacacttaaatatggattccgataccgattcacgatatcgcaaacatatcggaactcggtatcggaattccgataccagattcagaagatcgccgacctcatggccgactgttatggttctcaatggcaagagaacatagcccagacaaacataagtactagctcttggaaggatggaaactaaactgaccatgaactaaacctgccgcacaactaacagtagccgggtagcgttgcctacgtttttatccctagacgcccagcgccggccggaggactaactaatcctggcagaggaaaatatagtcctggctcacctctagagaaatttccccgataggcagacagaggcccccacatatattggcggtgattttagatgaaatgacaaacgtagtatgaaaataagtttagcaaaattgaggtccgcttactagatagcaggaagacagaaagggcactttcatggtcagctgaaaaccctatcaaaataccatcctgaaattactttaagactctagtattaactcataacatcagagtggcaatttcagatcacaagagctttccagacacagaaacgaaactacagctgtgaactggaacaaaatgcaaaaacaaacgaggactaaagtccaacttagctgggagttgtctagcagcaggaacatgcacagaaaggcttctgattacaatgttgaccggcatggaagtgacagaggagcaaggttaaatagcgactcccacatcctgatggaaacaggtgaacagaggggataatgcacaccagttcaattccaccagtggccaccgggggagcccaaaatccaatttcacaacagtaccccccctcaaggagggggcaccgaaccctcaccagaaccaccagggcgatcaggatgagccctatgaaaggcacggaccagatcggaggcatgaacatcagaggcagtcacccaagaattatcctcctgaccgtatcccttccatttgaccagatactggagtttccgtctggaaacacgggagtccaagattttttccacaacgtactccaactcgccctcaaccaacaccggagcaggaggctcaacggaaggcacaaccggtacctcatacctgcgcaacaacgaccgatgaaaaacattatgaatagaaaaagatgcagggaggtccaaacggaaggacacagggttaagaatctccaatatcttgtacggcccgatgaaccgaggcttaaacttaggagaagaaaccctcatagggacaaaacgagaagacaaccacaccaagtccccaacacaaagccgaggaccaacccgacgccggcggttggcaaaaagctgagtcttctcctgggacaacttcaaattgtccactacctgcccccaaatctgatgcaacctctccaccacagcatccactccaggacaatccgaagattccacctgaccagaagaaaatcgaggatgaaaccccgaattacagaaaaaagga contains:
- the LOC143766274 gene encoding uncharacterized protein LOC143766274, producing the protein MWCVALQVEVPTESDPLSGDLLYKRIFPIDSSRMDRDKMAESMLHLTLEIIFRLTGEDYTVVKKTSSERGQDPVFERRGRTMSTITGPQPHPLIHEDINDQNILKLTYKMIELLTGEVPIRCQDVTVYFSMEEWEYLEGHRDLYKDVMMEVPQPLTSPVLSSKRTPERCPRPLLPQDCKQEDPNVPQDHKDESLDNINTTETYLRPDDWYKVEIPTDNYPEDCARRSCGHPFFSDIKDNHGIKPEMYEEHANTLQISPEFHSKNVSSNLFQHGQPSDSSKTFKQDNNKIDAPHQKTHTGEKPFSCLECGKCFTYKADLVIHERNHTGEKPFSCTECGKCYSAKSRLVNHQRSHTGKKPFSCSECGKCFNRKPNLAAHQLIHTGVKPFSCPECGKCFTYKSTLVKHQRTHTGEKPFSCSECGKGFNDKSNLTAHQRIHTGEKPFTCQECLKCFTSKAELVRHEGTHTGARPFSCSECEKCYSIKSRLVRHQSTHRGDKPFSCSECGKCFTQKANLSAHQKIHTGEKPFPCSECGKCFTQKANLSAHPKIHTGEKP